The stretch of DNA TTGTATATTGACCTGAAGCAAAAATTCCAATTCCCTCTGGACCTTTTTCTTTTAGAGCAATTCTTATATGTTTTTCCATCTCATCAAAAGCTCTTTTCCAAGAAACAGGTGCAAAATCAGCTTTTTTATCAAATTCACCTTTTGCATTCATTCTTAATAATGGTTGTTTTAATCTATCTGCACCATACATAATTTTTGCATTAAAATAACCCTTAATACAATTAAGACCTCTGTTTACAGGTGCTGCTGGATCACCTTTTACTGCAACGATTTTTCCCTCTTTAGTAGCAAGCATAATCCCACAACCAGTTCCACAGAAACGACAAGCTGCCTTGTCCCATCTCCAACCACCTTCAGCAACATTTGCTTGTGCTTGTAAATCAGCTGGTACTGTCATACCAATTGCTGCTGCTGCACTTGCTGCTGCTGAACTTTTGAGGAAGTCTCTTCTTGAAAGCGACATGATTTCTCCTTTTTGAAATATAATTCTTTACTCTGAATTGTAACTATAAAATAGATATTAAAGATTGACTCATGTCAAGTAAATTAAGTTTTAATTAAGATAAAAATTGTCTTCTTTGTTTGTTAAAACTAACATTAGTTAAATACTTACATAATAATTACATAACTTTCAAATATAATTATTTGATATCAAAAATTAAGGAGAGATAGATATGAAAAAATTAGTTTTAGGAACTATTACAGCAGCAATGATTGCAACAGCAGGATTAGCAGCAGATTATACGATGAAAGTAAGTCACGTTGTAAGTGCGAGTACGCCAAAAGGTAAAGCAGCGGACTTTTTTGAAAAAAGAGTTGAAGAATTAACAGGTGGAAAAATTGATGTTCAAGTATTCCCAAATTCTCAATTATATGGTGATGGTGAAGAGATGAAAGCATTAGTAATGAACAATGTTCAATTAATTATGCCAAGTTTATCAAAGTTTACAAGTGTTGCACCACAAATGCAACTTTTTGATTTACCTTTTATTTTTAGAGATAAAACTCACCTTTATAATGTAATGGATGGAGAAGTTGGAGCAGTTTTAAAATCAAAAGTTGATGAAAAAAGACAAATGATTGCACTTGATTATTGGGATGCTGGATTTAAACATCTTTCATCTAGTACAAAAGCTTTAGTAAAACCAGAAGATGCAGCTGGAATGAAATTTAGAATTCAAAGTTCAAAAGTTTTAGAAGCTCAATTTAAATCTGTTGGTGGAAATCCACAAGTTTTACCATTTTCAGAAGTTTACTCAGCACTCCAACAAGGTGTAGTTGATGGAACTGAAAATCCATTATCAAACTTCTATACAAAAAAATTCCATGAAGTTCAATCTAGTCTTACTTTAAGTCAACATGGATATTTAGGTTATTTAGTAGTTATGAATGAGCAATTTTGGAATAAATTACCAAAAGATTTACAAGCAAATGTAGCTCAAGCTATGAAAGAAGCGACAAAACTTGAAAGAGAAGAGTCTATGAAAGAAGATGCTTTGATGATGGAATCTTTAACAAAATATGCTAAAGATACGAATAAACTTCAAATTATTGAATTAAATGATGCACAAAAACAAGAATGGAAAAAAGCTATGTCAGTTATATATCCTCAATTCTATGATGTAATTGGTGAAGATTTAATCAAAAAAGCAATTGATACTAAATAATGAAGTTTTTAATATGAAAAAATTTTTTGAAATTATTGATTTAATTGTTGGAACAATTAACCAAACAATGGCAGTCGTAGGACTGTCATTGGGTGTGTTATTGGCTTTTATAAATGTAGTATTAAGATATGGGTTTGATATGAGTCTTACTTGGGCTGGTGAACTTACAAACTATTTCTTTATTTGGTCTGCACTTTTTGGTGCTGCATACGGTTTTAAACAAGGAGCACATATTTCAGTATCTTTAATTATTGAAAGATTCCCTCCCTCTTTTACAAAATTTTTTCTAATTTTTGCAAATTTAATTTCTGTTATATATCTTGGTTTAATGTCATATTTTGGATATTATCTGGTAATTATGTTAGTAGATTTTGGAGAAATGAGTGTTGATTTAAATATTCCTATGTGGATTCCTCACGTAGTTCTTCCTATTGCTTTTGCATTAGCAGCATATAGAACAGCTGAAAAATTAATAGAAGTAATAAAAACAGATTCTAAGGAAATTAAACTATTTAATGAGCATGAAGTTATTATAAATGAAATAAAAGGAGAAAAATAATATGGTTATTGCTACTTTATTTATTTTACTTTTTGCCTTAATGATTTTTGGTGTACCTGTTGCTGTTGCTTTAGGAACTACAACACTTATAACATCATTCTTTTTTACAGATATGGATTTAATGGGAATCCCTTCAAAAGTTTTTGATGGATTAAACAAATATACTCTTATGGCTATTCCTATGTTTATTCTGGCTGGTTCTTTATTATCAAGAGGTTCTTCTGCATCAAGAATTATTGAATTTGCAAAAACTTTAGTTGGACATCTTCCAGGTGGACTTCCAATAGCTGCTATTTTAGCATCTATTATTTTTGCTGCTGTTAGTGGTAGTTCTCCAGCTACTGTTGCTGCTATTGGTTCTGTTATGTATGGAGCAATAAAACAAGCAGGATATAATGAACAGTTTGCCATTGGAACAATTGCAACTTCTGGAACATTAGGTATTTTAATTCCGCCTTCAATTGTATTTATCGTGTATGGAGTTACTGCTGATCAATCTATTGGAAGACTATTTATGGCAGGGGTAATTCCTGGACTTATGATAGGTATTATGATGATGATTGCAACTTATTTCTTGGCTAAAAAAAGTGGTTTCAAAGGTGGGCAAAGAGCAACCTTTAAAGAACAATTTACAGCATTTAAAAATGCTTTTTGGGCTTTAATGATTATCGTGATAGTTATTGGTGGAATTTATGGAGGTATTTTTACTCCAACAGAAGCCGGAGCATTCAGTGTAATGTATGCTTTTTTTATCTCTATGTTTGTTTATAAAGATACAAAATTTAAAGATTTATATAAAATCATTTTGGATTCAGCACAAACAAGTTCGATGATATTCTTTATCATTGCTAATGCTATGTTGTTTGCTCATTTCTTAACAGATGAACAAATTCCACAACATATAACACAAATGATTTTAGAAGCAAATGTTGGTCCATTAATGTTCTTATTAATCATAAATATTTTACTTTTATTTATGGGACAATTTATGGAACCTAGTTCTGTGGTAATGATTACAGTACCACTTTTACTTCCTATTGGAATGGCTTTAGGTATTGACCCAATACATCTAGGTGTTATAATGGTTGTAAATATGGAAATAGGAATGATAACTCCACCTGTGGGACTTAATCTCTTTGTTGCAAGTGGTATAACGGGACTTAGTTTAAAAGAAGTTATTGTTGCATCTTTACCGATGACAGGAATATTATTAATTGGATTACTCTTAGTAACTTATATACCAATTATTTCTTTATGGCTTCCAAATTTAATGTTTGGATAAAAAGTAAGAGTTTATCTCTTACTTTTTAAAAACTATCTTTTGGAATATAAATAGAAAATTGAGCTCCATCATTAATATTTTTAACTCTTAATTTGCCTTTCATATTTTTTTCAACTATTATTTTTGACATATAAAGACCTATTCCTGTTCCGTTACTATCTTCTTTTGTTGTGAAATATGGTTCAAATATTTTACCTTTTGGTTCAACTAAAACTCCTCCTCCATTGTCTTCTATATTTAAAATCACATAATTTTTATCTTCACTTACAGTTATTTTTATTAGTGGATTTTTTAGATTTTTATCAATTAAAATATCTTTTGCATTACTTAAAATATTAAGAACAACTTGTTTATATTCATTTAAATAAGTTATTATTTTGATATTTTCATCAATATTCATTTCAATTTTTATATTGTAATTATCTAAAGTACTTGAAATGATATTCATTACCAATTGTACTTCTTTGAGTAAATTAAATTCTTCTTTTTCTTTTTTTGGCATAAAGAAATTTCTAAAATCATCTATTGTATGTGACATATATTCTAAAACTCTGTCTGCTTCTTGGGATTTTCTTTGCATTGTTTCACTATCAAGAGCATTTATACTATATTTAAATTTTATAAACATCAATATAGAAGATAATTCACTTAAAGGCTGTCTCCATTGATGAGCAATGTTTGAAATCATCTCTCCCAAGGCTATAAACTTTGATTTTTGAACTAATAGTTGTTCTTTTTCTCTATTTTTTTCAATTTCTTCTTTTACCTTTTCTTCTAAAGATTGATTTAATTCTTCAAGTTCTTTTGCATTTGTTCTTACTTTATTTTCATAACTTTTTAAAATCAAATCAATTCTTTGTGAAATAGCTATTGAAATCAAAATGGCAATTGATAAAAACATTAAAAATAATATTATATTTTGAGCAACTTGGTTTTTAACTTTTTTTTGTAAATCTTTTCTTTTTATTTCTATTTCATCTTCAATATCATCTGTATATATACCCGCAGAAATTATCCAATTCCATTTTTCATAATATTTGAAGTATGAAAGTTTATATTTAGATTCATTCGAGTCAGGTTTTTTATAGGCATATTGGGTATATGATTCTCCTGTTTCCCTTATATCTTTCAAAAAATCTTCCCTAAATCTTTTCCCATCAGTATCTTCATATTTAGTTGATATTAATTGTCCAACTAAATCTGGTCTATTAGGATTTACAACAAGTTTTGCAAAATCATCACCACCTTGCATATTTTTAACTTCATATACAAAAAAATAGTTACTCTTTTTTTCTTCAAAAGTTATATTATTTAATAGTTTTATTGCATCCGCTTTTAATTGTTCATCATTTAAGTTTGA from Arcobacter suis CECT 7833 encodes:
- a CDS encoding cache domain-containing protein, whose protein sequence is MNLTMENNLSKSIIFTFIIIMSSMIFAISYFYVKNTYADFEIEMDKFVQEYYLNKKKTLKKEITTVFDILNYNINKSNLNDEQLKADAIKLLNNITFEEKKSNYFFVYEVKNMQGGDDFAKLVVNPNRPDLVGQLISTKYEDTDGKRFREDFLKDIRETGESYTQYAYKKPDSNESKYKLSYFKYYEKWNWIISAGIYTDDIEDEIEIKRKDLQKKVKNQVAQNIILFLMFLSIAILISIAISQRIDLILKSYENKVRTNAKELEELNQSLEEKVKEEIEKNREKEQLLVQKSKFIALGEMISNIAHQWRQPLSELSSILMFIKFKYSINALDSETMQRKSQEADRVLEYMSHTIDDFRNFFMPKKEKEEFNLLKEVQLVMNIISSTLDNYNIKIEMNIDENIKIITYLNEYKQVVLNILSNAKDILIDKNLKNPLIKITVSEDKNYVILNIEDNGGGVLVEPKGKIFEPYFTTKEDSNGTGIGLYMSKIIVEKNMKGKLRVKNINDGAQFSIYIPKDSF
- a CDS encoding DctP family TRAP transporter solute-binding subunit produces the protein MKKLVLGTITAAMIATAGLAADYTMKVSHVVSASTPKGKAADFFEKRVEELTGGKIDVQVFPNSQLYGDGEEMKALVMNNVQLIMPSLSKFTSVAPQMQLFDLPFIFRDKTHLYNVMDGEVGAVLKSKVDEKRQMIALDYWDAGFKHLSSSTKALVKPEDAAGMKFRIQSSKVLEAQFKSVGGNPQVLPFSEVYSALQQGVVDGTENPLSNFYTKKFHEVQSSLTLSQHGYLGYLVVMNEQFWNKLPKDLQANVAQAMKEATKLEREESMKEDALMMESLTKYAKDTNKLQIIELNDAQKQEWKKAMSVIYPQFYDVIGEDLIKKAIDTK
- a CDS encoding TRAP transporter small permease, with product MKKFFEIIDLIVGTINQTMAVVGLSLGVLLAFINVVLRYGFDMSLTWAGELTNYFFIWSALFGAAYGFKQGAHISVSLIIERFPPSFTKFFLIFANLISVIYLGLMSYFGYYLVIMLVDFGEMSVDLNIPMWIPHVVLPIAFALAAYRTAEKLIEVIKTDSKEIKLFNEHEVIINEIKGEK
- a CDS encoding TRAP transporter large permease encodes the protein MVIATLFILLFALMIFGVPVAVALGTTTLITSFFFTDMDLMGIPSKVFDGLNKYTLMAIPMFILAGSLLSRGSSASRIIEFAKTLVGHLPGGLPIAAILASIIFAAVSGSSPATVAAIGSVMYGAIKQAGYNEQFAIGTIATSGTLGILIPPSIVFIVYGVTADQSIGRLFMAGVIPGLMIGIMMMIATYFLAKKSGFKGGQRATFKEQFTAFKNAFWALMIIVIVIGGIYGGIFTPTEAGAFSVMYAFFISMFVYKDTKFKDLYKIILDSAQTSSMIFFIIANAMLFAHFLTDEQIPQHITQMILEANVGPLMFLLIINILLLFMGQFMEPSSVVMITVPLLLPIGMALGIDPIHLGVIMVVNMEIGMITPPVGLNLFVASGITGLSLKEVIVASLPMTGILLIGLLLVTYIPIISLWLPNLMFG